The sequence below is a genomic window from Bacteroidetes Order II. bacterium.
TGGAAGCATATCTCGGACGACTACCCCATTCGCCGTTCCAGGGCCTTTGTTCACCAAAGTGAGCGTAAACGTAAGGGTATCTCCCGGACGAACAACCGGACTACTGGAGGTTTTGGTTAGCTCCAAATCTGCCGTTGGCACCACGCCTGAACAAGTCGGCGGGGCGGTAACGGTGACGGGGGTGAGGGTACAAGTTGCGGTGGTGTTGTCCGTCAAGGTAAGGGTCAGGTTTCCACCCGAAATGGGGAAACTGCTGCTGGCTGCACTGGTTGCACCGTAGTTCAAACTGGCAAATACGGTTGAAGTTGGGGCTGGACTGATCTTATCCACTTTATAATTAGCCCCTACACCCGTTCCCGTAGCCGAAATGGTGAAGGTGAAAGTGTCGTCACTGGGGTCGCCAGCAGTACCATTGTTGTTACAAGTGGGCGTTACGGTGGGCGTGTTAATGGCGCAGGCCGGTGGTTTCAAAACCGTAACGCAGGCATCATCATCTTCCGTAAAGGTATAGCCATTATCAGGTGTAGAGTCGGCGTCAGTTTCGACTTCGGCAGAGACTTCGGTACAGTTTCGGATGTTCATCCCCACGTTGGTATCGGCATACCCAAAGTCAAAGCTGTGGTTGTTTTGTCCGGCAAAACCCGTTGTAAATGTAATCCGAACAAGAGGACTGGCATTACCTGCTGAATCCATATGCACACCATCGGCATCCGTTTCATCATTCGCCCCGATATCCGCTTTGGTAGCGTAATAGGTGGTGCCCGAAACCGTGGTGGTTTCGCCTACCGAAAGTGTACAAGAGGTGTTACGTGGGATCATTCCATTCGGCCAAGAGGAAATCCCGCCTGCGCCATCCGTAAAATAATATACCCCCACTTGCCCACCAACGGTTGCTGTGGTGGTGGTTGCCGTTTGTGATCCGCAAGTCAGTGTAACCGTAAGCCCATCCAGCCCATTTTCACCCGCATCCTGAATCCCGTCTTTGTCGGTATCCAGCCAGACGCGGTTCCCAATTTGAAGCGGGGCAGGGTTCTCCAAAATTTCAATATCACCCACGCCACCCGCTTTGCCAAATGTTGGCTCAAATCCAGCCGCACCTGCAGCAAGAAAAAGTTCGTAGGGTAGTGACTTCGCACCATCTGTGAGGCTCCAGTCCACCGTACCGCCGGTACTATAGGTAATTGGATCCATAATAGCCGCTTTGATGGTGCCGCGCCCGCTATTTACCACGCCAGCGCCCATGCCAATTTCTTCGTGATCTGCGCCCCAGTTGTCATTACAGAAGAATTCGCCACTGCCCGGGCCTTGTCCATTAGAAGGTCCGCAACCTGTGGCAATGGTACCAACGACACCCGCAGATTCCAATGTCCAGGTTCCGCCATTATTCCACATCGCCAAAGCATCACCACCGGAAATGTAGGAAACAAGCCCACCGCTAAATCCGCTGGGACGTCTGTTCGCATACCCTAATTGATGCCCCCCACGATCCATGAAAGAAAGTACCAGCAAACCAGAAGGGGTGAAGTCAAGGTCAGACAGAACCGGTTGGGGATTAACTATTTGTTCTCCACTAACAAAGAGAAAATCATTAAAGTCATCTGACCAAGGGTACCATTGATTACCGTACGGCGGGCTAATGGAAGCCTTACCTTTCGGATAGGACAATGTGATGGGGAAGCCGGGCAACGGGGTGTTGGTAAAGGTGTTGGTTGCCGGATTAAACGTATAAACGTAGGCTGCCAAATCTGCGCTTGTTCCGGATGCATCTTCCGCACTACAAACCAAGCCCACATAAACCAAACTCCGATAAAACTCTACAGCAAAAGGACGGCTTGTGCCATGATTACAGGTGGGCGTGGGAATAGCATACTGGGTCACCATTGCGCCTGTTGGAACGGCTCCTGTTAGCCCGATCCGCATTTTTATGAGCTGTTTCCCGTACAGGTTGATTGTGTACAAGTCTTTTTGATCGTCCGAAACTACCAAGCCGCCAAGCCCTACTTTGCCGGTCAGGTAAAAGGCATCATCATCTTGTGAAAGCGTATTGGATGTACTAAACCCCCGAGCCGTATCCGAAGCATCAA
It includes:
- a CDS encoding DUF11 domain-containing protein, translated to MHEKKIKSPLGILRNLARYPGLLPFLLLLLMGGSVHGQTITGNVFRDFNANGTKDNSATFNEIGVGGVTVTCTDSSGGTATTTTSTTTATLGTYTLSGCTGASRVVFSGLPIGDFSGPGGTDSKTNVQFVTAPASNVDYGVNYPKDYLASASPKVAIPIFKGGSNISGSFASLPVFVSYPWTNTGQATLPSSDALNSQVGSVWGVAYQRITKFAFASAFLKRHAELGPGGLGGIYKIDYSSGTAATSLFLDLENAPYNINLGTFDASDTARGFSTSNTLSQDDDAFYLTGKVGLGGLVVSDDQKDLYTINLYGKQLIKMRIGLTGAVPTGAMVTQYAIPTPTCNHGTSRPFAVEFYRSLVYVGLVCSAEDASGTSADLAAYVYTFNPATNTFTNTPLPGFPITLSYPKGKASISPPYGNQWYPWSDDFNDFLFVSGEQIVNPQPVLSDLDFTPSGLLVLSFMDRGGHQLGYANRRPSGFSGGLVSYISGGDALAMWNNGGTWTLESAGVVGTIATGCGPSNGQGPGSGEFFCNDNWGADHEEIGMGAGVVNSGRGTIKAAIMDPITYSTGGTVDWSLTDGAKSLPYELFLAAGAAGFEPTFGKAGGVGDIEILENPAPLQIGNRVWLDTDKDGIQDAGENGLDGLTVTLTCGSQTATTTTATVGGQVGVYYFTDGAGGISSWPNGMIPRNTSCTLSVGETTTVSGTTYYATKADIGANDETDADGVHMDSAGNASPLVRITFTTGFAGQNNHSFDFGYADTNVGMNIRNCTEVSAEVETDADSTPDNGYTFTEDDDACVTVLKPPACAINTPTVTPTCNNNGTAGDPSDDTFTFTISATGTGVGANYKVDKISPAPTSTVFASLNYGATSAASSSFPISGGNLTLTLTDNTTATCTLTPVTVTAPPTCSGVVPTADLELTKTSSSPVVRPGDTLTFTLTLVNKGPGTANGVVVRDMLP